The following are from one region of the Chionomys nivalis chromosome 16, mChiNiv1.1, whole genome shotgun sequence genome:
- the Abitram gene encoding protein Abitram yields the protein MEELESGEGGLAGPEVAMATEPAAPSLVDRYFTRWYKADVKGKPCEDHCILQHSNRICVITLAGSHPVLQSGKTIKSISYQISTNCSRLQNKVSGKFKRGAQFLTELAPLCKIYCSDGEEYTISSCVRGRLMEVNENILHKPSLLQEKPSTEGYIAVVLPKFEESKSITEGLLTQQQYEEVVIKRNNATATP from the exons ATGGAAGAGCTCGAGAGCGGAGAGGGAGGGTTGGCAGGGCCAGAGGTAGCCATGGCTACCGAACCCGCGGCGCCCTCCCTTGTGGATCGATACTTTACTCGCTGGTATAAAGCGG ATGTTAAAGGAAAACCCTGTGAGGACCACTGTATACTACAGCACTCCAACCG AATATGCGTCATCACACTGGCAGGATCTCATCCCGTTCTTCAAAGTGGCAAAACTATTAAAAGTATCTCCTATCAGATCAGTACCAACTGTAGCAGACTTCAGAACAAAGTGTCTGGGAAATTTAAGCGG GGGGCACAGTTTCTAACAGAACTTGCACCTCTGTGTAAGATATACTGCTCCGATGGAGAAGAATATACCATATCTAGCTGTGTTAGAGGTCGGCTGATGGAGGTGAATGAAAATATTCTTCATAAGCCGTCTCTTCTCCAAGAAAAG CCATCCACCGAAGGCTACATTGCGGTTGTGTTACCGAAATTTGAAGAAAGTAAGAGCATAACAGAAGGGTTACTGACACAGCAACAGTATGAAGAGGTCGTGATAAAGCGGAATAATGCCACAGCCACACCATGA